Proteins co-encoded in one Coregonus clupeaformis isolate EN_2021a chromosome 17, ASM2061545v1, whole genome shotgun sequence genomic window:
- the LOC121586578 gene encoding ADP-ribosylation factor-like protein 4A, whose amino-acid sequence MGNGLSDQIFPSLPYFQALHIVILGLDCAGKTTVLYRLRFNEFVNTVPTKGFNTEKIKVSLSASGKSWRKAAFHFWDVGGQEKLRPLWRSYTRCADGIVFVVDSVDTERLEEAKTELHKITRLAENQGVPVLVVANKQDLRNSLPLHEMERSLALGELGNGTPWHLQPTCAIIGEGLQEGLEKLHTMIIKRRKMQKAQQKKKR is encoded by the coding sequence ATGGGGAATGGATTATCAGACCAGATCTTCCCCAGCCTTCCTTACTTCCAGGCCCTCCATATTGTCATCCTGGGTCTGGACTGCGCCGGGAAGACCACTGTCCTCTACCGCCTTCGTTTCAATGAGTTTGTGAACACGGTCCCCACTAAGGGATTCAACACGGAGAAGATCAAAGTGTCCCTGAGCGCTAGCGGAAAGTCCTGGCGGAAGGCAGCGTTCCACTTCTGGGACGTGGGTGGTCAGGAGAAGCTTCGCCCCCTGTGGCGCTCGTACACGCGGTGCGCCGACGGCATTGTGTTCGTGGTGGATTCCGTCGACACCGAGCGCCTGGAGGAGGCCAAGACGGAGCTCCATAAGATCACGAGGTTAGCAGAGAACCAGGGGGTGCCTGTTCTAGTGGTGGCCAACAAGCAGGACCTGAGGAACTCTCTGCCGCTTCACGAGATGGAGCGCTCTCTGGCGCTAGGGGAACTGGGTAATGGAACGCCCTGGCACCTGCAGCCCACCTGTGCCATCATAGGGGAGGGGCTACAGGAAGGTCTCGAGAAGCTCCACACCATGATCATCAAAAGGAGGAAGATGCAGAAAGCTCAACAGAAGAAGAAGAGATGA
- the LOC121586577 gene encoding adseverin, protein MVLYHREFDKAGRAAGLQIWRIEKMELVPVPENLHGNFYVGDAYVVLHTIKQRDSCFYDLHYWLGKECSQDESTAAAIFTVQLDDFLGGKPVQYRELQGFESTAFTRYFKGGITYKAGGVASGFHHVVTNDLSALRLFHIKGRRVVRATEVTLNWSSFNRGDCFIVDLGAVIYQWCGSECNKFERLKAAQVAASIRDNERNGRAKLVVVEEGSEPSELTEVLGNKPDLPEGDDNDDMVADISNRKMAKLYMVSDASGAMQVTLVSEENPFSQSHLLSDECFILDHGKSKMIFVWKGRNANPSERKTAMKTAEGFIKQMGYPPNTQIQVLPEGGETPIFQHFFQGWKDKNQSEGLGKVFVTERIAKIRQVEFDASKLHESQSMAAHYNMVDDGTGDTQIFRVESSGRVPVDPNTYGQFYGGDCYIILYTYKRGQIIYTWQGASSTLDELTASAFLTVELDRSLGGNAVQVRVSQGKEPAHLLSLFKAKPLIVYKSGTSRIGGQAPAAPTRLFQVRRNLGTITRIAEVDAEAGSLNSNDAYLLKLPTGQSYLWVGKGASVDEERGAQYLSQVLECQSQRVVEGQEPANLWAALGGKKDYQTSERLASKSLTQQPRLFACSNKTGRFIIEEVPGEFSQEDLAEDDVMLLDVWDQVFIWIGKDANEVERTESVKSAKTYIETDPGGRDKRTSIVMVKQGHEPPTFTGWFLGWDTARWDSDTVAMTMKTLQI, encoded by the exons GTAAGGAGTGCAGCCAGGACGAGAGCACGGCGGCGGCCATCTTTACTGTTCAGCTGGATGATTTCCTAGGAGGGAAGCCTGTCCAGTACAGAGAACTGCAGGGGTTCGAGTCCACCGCCTTCACACGATACTTCAAGGGAGGCATCACATACAAA GCCGGAGGCGTGGCCTCTGGGTTCCATCATGTGGTCACCAACGACCTGTCAGCTCTGAGACTATTCCATATCAAAGGTCGTCGCGTCGTCAGGGCAACCGAGGTCACCCTCAACTGGTCCAGCTTCAACAGAGGGGACTGCTTCATCGTGGACCTTGGTGCA GTTATCTACCAGTGGTGCGGTTCAGAGTGCAACAAGTTTGAGCGCCTGAAGGCAGCGCAGGTGGCTGCCAGTATCCGTGACAACGAGAGGAATGGCAGAGCAAAGCTGGTTGTCGTGGAAGAGGGGAGTGAGCCATCTGAGTTAACTGAG GTACTTGGAAACAAGCCAGATCTACCAGAAGGTGATGACAATGACGATATGGTGGCAGATATCTCCAACAGGAAAATGGCCAAACTCTACATG GTATCTGATGCTTCCGGAGCGATGCAGGTGACCCTGGTCTCAGAGGAGAATCCGTTCTCTCAGAGCCATCTGCTGTCTGACGAGTGCTTCATCTTGGACCACGGGAAAAGCAAGATGATCTTCGTCTGGAAAG GCCGTAACGCCAACCCCAGCGAGAGGAAGACTGCCATGAAGACTGCTGAGGGCTTCATCAAGCAGATGGGCTACCCACCTAACACACAG ATCCAGGTACTCCCAGAGGGTGGGGAGACTCCCATCTTCCAGCATTTCTTCCAGGGGTGGAAGGATAAAAACCAGAGCGAGGGGTTGGGGAAGGTCTTTGTGACCGAGAGGATCGCAAAGATACGTCAGGTGGAGTTCGATGCCTCCAAACTCCATGAGTCCCAGAGCATGGCAGCCCATTATAACATGGTGGATGACGGCACAGGGGACACTCAG ATCTTCAGAGTGGAGAGCAGTGGTCGAGTCCCAGTCGACCCAAATACGTATGGCCAGTTCTATGGAGGAGACTGTTACATCATCCTCTATACTTATAAGAGAGGACAGATCATCTACACCTG GCAGGGAGCTAGCAGCACTCTAGATGAGCTCACAGCTTCTGCCTTCCTAACTGTGGAGCTGGATCGCTCCCTGGGAGGGAATGCAGTTCAG GTGAGAGTGTCCCAAGGAAAAGAGCCTGCCCATCTCCTGAGTCTGTTCAAAGCCAAGCCCCTCATCGTATATAAGAGTGGTACCTCACGCATCGGAGGCCAAGCACCTGCGGCCCCCACACGCCTGTTCCAGGTCCGACGTAACCTGGGCACCATCACACGCATCGCTGAG GTGGATGCGGAGGCTGGCAGCCTGAACTCTAACGATGCATACCTGCTGAAGCTGCCCACGGGGCAGAGCTACCTGTGGGTGGGTAAGGGCGCCAGCGTGGACGAGGAGCGGGGGGCCCAGTACCTGAGTCAGGTGCTGGAGTGTCAGTCACAACGCGTCGTAGAGGGACAGGAACCAG CGAACCTCTGGGCAGCATTAGGGGGAAAGAAGGACTACCAGACATCAGAGAGACTGGCGAGTAAGAGCCTCACTCAACAACCTCGCCTGTTCGCCTGCTCCAACAAGACTGGCAGGTTCATA ATTGAGGAGGTTCCAGGAGAGTTCAGTCAGGAGGACCTGGCAGAGGATGACGTGATGCTGTTGGATGTCTGGGATCAG GTGTTTATCTGGATTGGCAAAGATGCCAATGAAGTTGAGAGAACTGAATCTGTAAAATCAG CCAAGACATACATAGAGACAGATCCAGGGGGTCGGGATAAGAGGACCTCCATAGTGATGGTGAAGCAGGGTCATGAGCCCCCCACCTTCACAGGGTGGTTCCTGGGGTGGGACACAGCACGCTGGGACTCAGACACCGTGGCTATGACCATGAAGACACTGCAGATTTAG